The DNA segment CGcgcagaagggaagggggtgggaggagctgaCAGACTAACCCGGGCACCAGCACAGGCAATAAGCAGCTCAACAAAAACCGAATGTGTCCACGAGGCCAGGGTTTCCTGAGCGCACCTGTGCGGCGTGCTCGGTCAGAGGTCAGGTGAGGCGGGACCCAGGCTCCCCGGGGCCGTGCGCCCCACCCACAAGGGGTGTCTGGGAGCACTGTGGAGAGTACACTCCATTGGGACCCAGGAGCACTGGGTTCTGGCCCTAGCTCTGCACCAAGGCAGCTGGGATCTAGGGCAAGTCACCGCCCGCCccactctgaacctcagtttccccatttgtaaagaGGAGGAGTTGCACTAAAGTGACCCCGGAGCATGGTGGTAAAAGGCGTGGGTGCTGAACCGAAATGCCAGCTCCGCCACTTCCCAGCCACGTGCTCTTGAGCAAGTCGCTCCCCCTCCCTGTGCGTCAGTTtacccctctgtaaaatgggaagaacagTACCTTCCTTAGCTCCGCCCCACAGCATTTGCTATTATTACTCTTAACACCCTTGATGTGAGGGGTTAAGAGTCTCCTGACAGAACCTGCCCCCGCCCTGGAAAGGAGGACCCACTCACCAGAGGCTCGGGCCCCCCCAAAGGGCTGCTGGCCGACCACGGAGCCAGTGGACTTGTCGTTGATGTAAAAGTTGCCGGCCGTGTTCCTCAGCATCGTTGTGGCCTCCTGGACAACAGTCCTAGGCAGCAGGGCAGTGTTAGGAAGGGCCCCGGCTCgcctgcccccagccccgcaTCCAACCACCAGCAGCCAGCTGCCCAGCCCACGCCGGCTGCCCGACGGACGGGGACCAGCCCCAGGGGCTCTAGACCTCTCGGGCAGGGTCTGAGAGCCTCtgcgccccctcctcctccagaacGTGGTTAgcacaccccccgccccccgcagggCTGCTGCAAGAGCTGAACGGGAAGATGAGCAGTCAGGCTGCCTGCGCTCAGGGAGTGGCCCCCACCCCTGCGAGCTGGAGGATCACTcaggcccccaccctgcccccaggtTCCAATCTCCTCTCAGCAGCTAGTgccacagaggaaggagaagccaAGGGCTTAGCCCCACGGCGTCCTGGCTCAAACGGAGCTGTGGCAGGGTGAGCAACGTGCCCCTGGCCCGAGCCCAGCTTTCCTGCTTGGCAGCAGGAGGCAATGACCTTGCGAAGTGGGGCCCCATCAGACCCACGGGAGCTGGTCCGAAGCTCGTATTCCACGGCCCCATCCCCAGAGATCTAGTTTCTGTGGCCAAAATGGGACCCCGGAATCTGCGTTTCCCTAGAGAGCCCGGCTGCCTCTGTCCCCGTGCTTGGGCTGCGTGTCTGCCTGCCAGTGGGGGCTGAAGTGAGGGGAAGGGGCGGCATTAGTACTAGGATCCTCTTCCAGGAGGGTGGTCTCGGGACAGGGTGGGGCAGGACACCAGGACAGGAGCAGAAGGGCGGTGGCCACTCACTTATCCTGGGCGAACACTGCCCCTGTGAGGCCGTAGCTGGTGGTGCTGTCGACCAGCCGCAGTGTCTCCTTGTACTCGTTGTCCGGGTAGACGTACACGGTCAGGACGGGCCCGAAGATCTCCTGAGACAGACCCCACCGGGACCAGAGCCCCAAGgcctcccagtccccctgctctggcctctgcctccccccccccatcccggTCCCGGTCCACACAGCTCGAAGGGCCAGGCACCTCCCACTGGGCTCCCTTAGGACAGAGCAACGTCCTGCTTCCTGCCCCGCCCACCGCATCCCAACCTGGCGAGAAAGATCCAAGGACACTTTCTGGCTCTCCGCACCACCAAACCCACAACCGAGAGCAAGACTCCTGGCAGCAGCTGGCATAGGAATTGCCCGGCAATATCACTGTCCCCTCTGCCACCCCTCCACTGCCATCCTGGACAAGTGCTTTGACCCCTCGGAGCCTCCgtttcccatctgtaagatgggaatgatAACACCCTCTCCTCTCAGTCAAGGGCCCAGCTGTGGCCGGCCCAGAGTTAAGATGGGGACAGTGGCCTTAGTGGCCATGGGCAGTGGAAGTGCTGGGACACCGCCAGGCTCAACAGTGTCAAGGACAGAGCCCTGGATTTGGGGTCAGGAGGCCTAActtccaggcctggctctgctctcaCCAGGAGTGAGACACTCCCTTTCTGGGACCTCACGCTCCCGTCTGTGAAATGAAGTAACACCCCAAGAAAGAAGCCACGTTCCAGGGTCCTGCGTGTGCTGTGCTCGGCACAGAGACTGTTCTCCACgccccaggctgcctgccccACTCACCTCCTTCATGATGGGCTCCTGAGGGTCCTTGCTCTCGACGATGCAGGGCTCCACAAAGTAACCCACAGAGTCGTCACACTTGCCCCCAGCCAGGATGGCGAGGCTGGGTGAGGAGCGGGCGTGCTCCAGCCACTTCTTGATGCGGCCGAAGGACTgggatgggtggggggaaggggtgtcaCAGACTGGCTGCGAGGCCATCCCCAGCAGCAGCGCCCCCCACCCACATTCACCCCAAAGCATTTGTGCCTGAAGGGCCCAAATTCTGGAATGGGGAGAGGGCAAATCCAGAGTCTGGCTAAGCCATGGCAGAAACAGGGGCAGACGTGCACGCCCAGGTgagaaagagtgtgagtgtgtgtgtgtgtatgtggcagAACCACAATTATACGTACAGAAACGGAACACACATGAATGTACACACAGGCATATGCATGACCACAAGCCTTCATGCTTAAGTACGTGTTTATACATGTGCCCGTGTTACACATACATGTATGAATGCAGACGACGTCCACCGATATACATACGGACATACACACGAACACACGTGGCACACACGAGGTGTATCTGTTCATGTTGGAGATGGCGCACCGGCGTGTATGTGGGCGTGTGTCTGCGGGTGACCCACACGCCTGCCTACGCACTGAGCTCATCAGTGTGCTGTGGGCACACACGGGCACGTGCTCGTGCGTTCGGGCTCACGCTGCAGCCACGCGGGCCTGTCTGTGCGCATGTGGGCACTCAGTGTGGGTTTGTCGAGCCCGGGTGCAGGACGCGCGGAAGAAGCTGGTTACAGATGTTTCTGCCGGTTTCCAAGCTCGGGGTAGGGGCGCCCGTGCGGCCATCGGACTNNNNNNNNNNNNNNNNNNNNNNNNNNNNNNNNNNNNNNNNNNNNNNNNNNNNNNNNNNNNNNNNNNNNNNNNNNNNNNNNNNNNNNNNNNNNNNNNNNNNAGAGATTTGACAGAGGGGCAAGAGCTCATCATCCTAACATATCTTGAAGGCATTTTGGAGATATTGATTGATAgaaagcattttagaaagatcactcttccccgggggggggggggggggNGGGAGATGGAATACCAGCTCAGGGTTGGCCCTATCTTCAGTCtgtgaagaggaagaaactgcTTGACTTCCGGTTGTCCACCAAGAGACAGCTTTTCCCATTCATTGAGGCATCTGTGAGCTAAATGTTTATGTAAACCCAAAGACTTGGCATCTCCAGCTCTTATAGGAAATCGTGAATGCTGGACTTcaactacttttttctttttaactaagaGCTATTAACaacactgtatattttaaaatttccaaatcaaaTACCATGGTCATAGCAAAAACCATGCTCCCCCGACAGGTGTATGTAACTGGTCTCAGCTTTACTCAGCGCTCCACTGcaagcagtaaaaaaaaacatTGACCTCTCATTGCTCATTTCATATTGATGAAGCTGTCACCATCTCAGTTTTATGCACGCAAAACAGACTTGGTTGGATTTGACGTGAGCTGGAATCCCCTTTGACAGTTTTTTGTGGGGAGGCTTTCAAACTTAAATAACTTTCAAAGCAACACTGGGTAGCAAGAGATCAAAGAAATGCGATTACCGCAGGGGCTGCTGACACTCTTCTTTCCCCCACAAAAGCGGTCCATTCCATCAGCCTCATTAGGGACTGG comes from the Ailuropoda melanoleuca isolate Jingjing chromosome 13, ASM200744v2, whole genome shotgun sequence genome and includes:
- the LOC117795561 gene encoding delta-1-pyrroline-5-carboxylate dehydrogenase, mitochondrial-like isoform X1; protein product: MYKHVLKHEGLWSCICLCVHSCVFRFCTYNCGSATYTHTHSHSFSPGRARLPLFLPWLSQTLDLPSPHSRIWALQAQMLWGECGWGALLLGMASQPVCDTPSPHPSQSFGRIKKWLEHARSSPSLAILAGGKCDDSVGYFVEPCIVESKDPQEPIMKEEIFGPVLTVYVYPDNEYKETLRLVDSTTSYGLTGAVFAQDKTVVQEATTMLRNTAGNFYINDKSTGSVVGQQPFGGARASGTNDKPGGPHYVLRWTSPQVIKETHEPLGDWRYAYMQ
- the LOC117795561 gene encoding delta-1-pyrroline-5-carboxylate dehydrogenase, mitochondrial-like isoform X2, coding for MNRYTSCVPRVFVCMSSFGRIKKWLEHARSSPSLAILAGGKCDDSVGYFVEPCIVESKDPQEPIMKEEIFGPVLTVYVYPDNEYKETLRLVDSTTSYGLTGAVFAQDKTVVQEATTMLRNTAGNFYINDKSTGSVVGQQPFGGARASGTNDKPGGPHYVLRWTSPQVIKETHEPLGDWRYAYMQ